A window of the Rhodospirillales bacterium genome harbors these coding sequences:
- a CDS encoding thiamine phosphate synthase, which translates to MRTPCSTASSASTRARPDPPSGDTQVSGDTQAACRLYLVSPPALEPAGFADALAAALDAGDVACFLLALEGADDAMWRSACERLVPVARSRDVAFLLKDRLALVRETGADGSHIDGDPGDAREQLPEDAILGAGCGLSRHAAMIAGEAGADYVAFGPWGTECADHLTWWQAVMEPPCVAWPAPAADAAGAGADFVVPDTLFWPDPVAVQAQVREAAAAVAKAGTR; encoded by the coding sequence ATGCGCACGCCATGCTCGACCGCATCATCGGCATCTACCAGGGCAAGGCCTGACCCCCCGTCCGGCGACACACAGGTGTCCGGCGACACACAGGCGGCCTGCCGCCTCTATCTCGTCTCGCCCCCGGCGCTTGAACCTGCCGGTTTTGCCGACGCGCTGGCGGCGGCGCTGGATGCCGGTGATGTCGCCTGTTTCCTGCTGGCGCTCGAGGGCGCGGACGACGCCATGTGGCGAAGCGCCTGTGAGCGCCTCGTCCCGGTCGCCCGGTCGCGCGACGTCGCCTTCCTGCTGAAGGACAGGCTGGCGCTTGTTCGCGAAACCGGTGCCGACGGCAGCCACATCGACGGCGATCCCGGCGACGCCCGTGAGCAGTTGCCCGAGGATGCGATCCTCGGCGCAGGCTGCGGCCTTTCCCGTCACGCCGCCATGATCGCGGGCGAAGCCGGGGCCGACTATGTCGCCTTCGGCCCCTGGGGAACGGAATGCGCCGACCATCTCACCTGGTGGCAGGCCGTGATGGAGCCGCCCTGTGTGGCCTGGCCGGCACCTGCAGCGGATGCGGCCGGCGCCGGGGCCGATTTTGTCGTGCCCGACACCCTGTTCTGGCCCGATCCGGTCGCCGTTCAGGCGCAGGTTCGCGAGGCGGCGGCTGCCGTTGCCAAGGCCGGGACGCGCTGA
- a CDS encoding class I fructose-bisphosphate aldolase: protein MKITRRVKRILSHYEGEPPGVKANLARILMHGRLGGSGRVVILPVDQGWEHGPARSFARNTPAYDPHYHFQLAIDAGLNAYAAPLGFLEAGADTFAGAIPLILKANNANSHATTKDQAITASVADALRLGCSAIGFTMYPGSEHQFEMVEEIREMSLEAKACGIATVVWSYPRGGNLSREGETAIDVTAYAAHLAAQIGASIIKVKPPTDHIEQPEARKVYESEGIDISTLKARIEHVMQSAFNGRRIVVFSGGAAKDLDGVFAEISEIAAGGGSGSIIGRNTFQRQPEDAHAMLDRIIGIYQGKA, encoded by the coding sequence ATGAAGATCACTCGGCGCGTGAAACGGATTCTCTCCCATTACGAGGGCGAACCACCGGGTGTGAAGGCCAATCTGGCCCGTATTCTGATGCACGGCCGCCTGGGCGGCAGCGGTCGCGTCGTTATCCTGCCGGTCGATCAGGGTTGGGAGCATGGGCCCGCCCGCAGCTTTGCCAGGAACACGCCGGCCTATGACCCGCACTACCACTTCCAGCTCGCGATCGACGCAGGCCTCAACGCCTATGCCGCGCCGTTGGGCTTTCTCGAGGCTGGTGCCGACACCTTTGCAGGCGCGATCCCGCTGATCCTGAAGGCCAACAACGCGAACAGCCACGCCACAACCAAGGACCAGGCCATCACCGCCTCGGTTGCCGATGCTCTGCGTCTTGGCTGCTCGGCCATCGGGTTCACCATGTATCCGGGGTCCGAGCATCAGTTCGAGATGGTCGAGGAGATCCGCGAGATGTCGCTTGAGGCCAAGGCCTGCGGCATCGCCACGGTCGTGTGGTCCTATCCGCGCGGCGGCAACCTCTCCAGGGAGGGTGAGACCGCCATCGACGTGACGGCCTATGCCGCCCATCTGGCTGCCCAGATCGGCGCCAGCATCATCAAGGTGAAGCCGCCGACAGACCACATCGAGCAGCCCGAGGCCAGGAAGGTCTACGAGAGCGAGGGCATCGACATCTCGACGCTCAAGGCGCGCATCGAGCACGTCATGCAGTCGGCCTTCAACGGCCGCCGCATCGTCGTCTTCTCCGGCGGTGCCGCGAAGGATCTCGACGGTGTCTTCGCCGAGATCTCCGAGATCGCCGCGGGCGGCGGTTCAGGCTCGATCATCGGACGCAACACCTTCCAGCGCCAGCCGGAAGATGCGCACGCCATGCTCGACCGCATCATCGGCATCTACCAGGGCAAGGCCTGA
- a CDS encoding type II toxin-antitoxin system HigB family toxin: MRIIAKRTLRKFWERHANAEEPLLAWYREVLKEDWDTPAKVKEKYRSASIVGGTRVVFNIKGNDYRLVVRINYPARIVYIRFVGTHAEYDATDVEEV, encoded by the coding sequence ATGCGGATCATCGCCAAGAGGACACTCCGGAAGTTCTGGGAGCGGCATGCCAATGCCGAGGAGCCTCTGCTCGCCTGGTATCGCGAGGTTCTGAAGGAGGACTGGGATACGCCGGCGAAGGTGAAGGAGAAGTACCGCAGCGCCAGTATCGTTGGCGGCACCCGGGTGGTCTTCAACATCAAGGGCAATGACTATCGGCTCGTGGTGAGGATCAACTATCCGGCGCGCATCGTCTACATACGTTTCGTCGGCACCCATGCCGAGTATGACGCCACAGACGTCGAGGAGGTGTGA